One part of the Ailuropoda melanoleuca isolate Jingjing chromosome 6, ASM200744v2, whole genome shotgun sequence genome encodes these proteins:
- the ZSWIM8 gene encoding zinc finger SWIM domain-containing protein 8 isoform X6 has protein sequence MPGHNASAVCLRAPVSESLSRLQRDQLQKFAQYLISELPQQILPTAQRLLDELLSSQSTAINTVCGAPDPTAGPSASDQSTWYLDESTLTDNIKKTLHKFCGPSPVVFSDVNSMYLSSTEPPAAAEWACLLRPLRGREPEGVWNLLSIVREMFKRRDSNAAPLLEILTDQCLTYEQITGWWYSVRTSASHSSASGHTGRSNGQSEVAAHACASMCDEMVTLWRLAVLDPALSPQRRRELCAQLRQWQLKVIENVKRGQHKKTLERLFPGFRPAVEACYFNWEEAYPLPGVTYSGTDRKLALCWARALPPRPGASRSGGLEESRERPRPLPSEPAVRPKEPGAKRKGLGEGVPSSQRGPRRLSAEGGDKALHKMGPGGGKAKALGGAGSGGKGLAGGGSKRRLSSEDSSLEPDLAEMSLDDSSLALGAEACTFGGFPESPPPCPPPGGSRGPSTFLPEPPDTYEEDGGVYFSEGPEPPTASAGPRGLLPGEVCTRDDLPSTDESGNGLPKTKEAATAVGEEDDDYQAYYLNAQDGAGGEEEKAEGGAGEEHDLFAGLKPLEQESRMEVLFACAEALHAHGYSSEASRLTVELAQDLLANPPDLKVEPPPAKGKKNKVSTSRQTWVATNTLTKAAFLLTVLSERPEHHNLAFRVGMFALELQRPPASTKALEVKLAYQESEVAALLKKIPLGPSEMSTMRCRAEELREGTLCDYRPVLPLMLASFIFDVLCAPVVSPTGSRPPSRNWNNEMPGDEELGFEAAVAALGMKTTVSEAEHPLLCEGTRREKGDLALALMITYKDDQAKLKKILDKLLDRESQTHKPQTLSSFYSSSRPATASQRSPSKHGGPSAPGALQPLTSGSAGPAQPGSVAGAGPGPTEGFTEKNVPESSPHSPCEGLPSEAALTPRPEGKVPSRLALGSRGGYNGRGWGSPGRPKKKHTGMASIDSSAPETTSDSSPTLSRRPLRGGWAPTSWGRGQDSDSISSSSSDSLGSSSSSGSRRASASGGARAKTVEVGRYKGRRPESHAPHVPNQPSEAAAHFYFELAKTVLIKAGGNSSTSIFTHPSSSGGHQGPHRNLHLCAFEIGLYALGLHNFVSPNWLSRTYSSHVSWITGQAMEIGSAALTILVECWDGHLTPPEVASLADRASRARDSNMVRAAAELALSCLPHAHALNPNEIQRALVQCKEQDNLMLEKACMAVEEAAKGGGVYPEVLFEVAHQWFWLYEQTAGGSSTAREGATSCSASGIRVAGEAGRGLSEGRGGPGTEPVTVAAAAAVTAAATVVPVISVGSSLYPGPGLGHGHSPGLHPYTALQPHLPCSPQYLTHPAHPAHPMPHMPRPAVFPVPSSAYPQGVHPAFLGAQYPYSVTPPSLAATAVSFPVPSMAPITVHPYHTEPGLPLPTSVACELWGQGPVSSVHPASTFPAIQGASLPALTTQPSPLVSGGFPPPEEETHSQPVNPHSLHHLHAAYRVGMLALEMLGRRAHNDHPNNFSRSPPYTDDVKWLLGLAAKLGDRHGDAAAAEPCSCPQPPACPGLPPTGAALPAGIHAVHPPPLDPPDPCRLRRLCECDPQCPQRLLPDTHGHDAVQRHPAEPQAQQTDQGAVAAGLTRDDHLLPMSLAPLGSYTGTQACAYGGPSHRGSESWLDRSSPLSSLVAQTGSCSWAVAWGQDVSDPRSLGLGETALSGRGHWVASGIYLAFINI, from the exons ATGCCTGGCCACAAC GCTTCTGCAGTCTGCCTGCGTGCCCCAGTCTCAGAGTCCCTGTCTCGGCTGCAGAGGGACCAGCTGCAGAAGTTTGCTCAGTACCTCATCAGTGAGCTCCCTCAGCAG ATCCTCCCCACAGCCCAGCGTCTTCTGGATGAACTCCTCTCTTCGCAGTCGACAGCCATCAATACAGTGTGTGGAGCCCCCG ACCCCACAGCAGGGCCCTCCGCCTCTGACCAGAGTACCTGGTATTTGGATGAATCGACACTCACAGACAACATCAAGAAGACACTGCACAAGTTCTGTGGCCCCTCGCCTGTGGTCTTCAG TGATGTGAACTCCATGTACCTGTCTTCCACGGAGCCACCAGCCGCTGCTGAATGGGCATGTCTGCTGCGCCCTCTGAGGGGCCGCGAGCCAGAGGGTGTCTGGAACCTGCTTAGCATTGTGCGGGAGATGTTCAAACGGAGGGACAGCAATGCTGCCCCCTTGTTGGAAATCCTCACTGACCAGTGCCTCACCTATGAACAG ATAACAGGTTGGTGGTACAGCGTGCGCACCTCAGCCTCACACAGCAGTGCCAGTGGGCACACGGGCCGTAGCAACGGGCAGTCAGAGGTGGCAGCCCACGCCTGTGCCAGCATGTGTGATGAGATGGTCACACTGTGGAGGCTCGCTGTTTTGGACCCTGCGCTCAGCCCCCAGCG CCGCCGGGAACTGTGTGCACAGCTACGCCAGTGGCAGCTTAAGGTGATTGAGAATGTGAAGCGGGGACAGCACAAAAAGACCCTGGAACGGCTCTTCCCTGGCTTCCGGCCAGCAGTGGAGGCCTGCTACTTCAACTGGGAAGAGGCCTACCCGCTTCCCGGTGTCACCTACAGTGGCACTGACCGGAAGTTGGCGCTGTGCTGGGCCCGAGCCCTGCCCCCTCGGCCAGGTGCCTCTCGATCTGGGGGCCTGGAGGAATCCCGGGAGCGGCCCCGACCGCTTCCTTCTGAGCCAGCCGTGCGGCCCAAGGAGCCTGGGGCCAAGCGCAAGGGATTGGGTGAGGGGGTCCCCTCGTCACAGCGGGGGCCCCGCCGCCTCTCTGCTGAAGGGGGAGATAAGGCTCTGCATAAGATGGGTCCAGGTGGGGGCAAAGCCAAGGCACTGGGTGGGGCTGGCAGTGGGGGCAAGGGCTTAGCAGGCGGTGGGAGCAAGCGACGGCTGAGCAGTGAAGACAGCTCCCTGGAGCCAGATCTGGCCGAGATGAGCCTGGATGACAGCAGCCTGGCCCTGGGTGCAGAGGCCTGCACCTTCGGTGGATTCCCTGAGAGCCCgccaccctgccctcctcctggtGGCTCCCGAGGTCCTTCCACCTTCCTTCCTGAACCCCCAGATACTTATGAAGAAGATGGTGGTGTGTACTTCTCGGAAGGGCCTGAGCCTCCCACAGCCTCTGCTGGCCCCCGTGGCCTATTGCCTGGGGAGGTCTGTACCCGGGATGACCTCCCTTCCACAGATGAGAGTGGCAATGGGCTCCCCAAAACCAAAGAGGCAGCCACCGCGGTTGGAGAGGAGGATGATGACTACCAGGCATATTATCTGAATGcccaggatggggctgggggcgaGGAAGAGAAGGCCGAGggcggggctggggaggagcaCGACCTGTTTGCCGGGCTGAAGCCGCTGGAACAGGAGAGCCGCATGGAG GTACTGTTTGCCTGTGCTGAGGCCCTGCATGCGCACGGCTACAGCAGTGAGGCCTCCCGCCTCACCGTGGAGCTTGCCCAGGACCTGCTAGCCAACCCACCCGACCTCAAGGTAGAGCCGCCCCCTGCCAAG GGCAAGAAGAACAAGGTATCCACGAGCCGTCAGACCTGGGTGGCTACCAACACCCTTACCAAGGCAGCCTTCCTATTGACAGTGCTGAGTGAGCGTCCGGAGCACCACAACCTGGCCTTCCGAGTTGGCATGTTTGCCTTGGAGCTTCAGCGGCCCCCAGCTTCTACCAAGGCCTTGGAG GTGAAGCTGGCATACCAGGAGTCTGAGGTGGCTGCCCTGCTCAAGAAGATTCCTCTGGGTCCGAGTGAGATGAGTACCATGCGGTGCCGGGCAGAGGAACTTCGGGAGGGGACGCTCTGTGACTATCGGCCTGTTTTGCCTCTCATGCTGGCCAGTTTCATCTTTGACGTTCTCTGTGCTCCAG TGGTTTCTCCCACGGGTTCCCGGCCTCCAAGTCGTAACTGGAACAACGAGATGCCTGGGGatgaggagctgggatttgaagcaGCAGTTGCTGCCTTAG GTATGAAGACAACCGTGAGTGAGGCAGAGCATCCCCTCCTATGTGAAGGCACACGTCGGGAGAAGGGTGACCTGGCACTGGCACTAATGATCACTTACAAGGATGACCAAGCCAAGCTCAAAAAG ATCTTAGACAAACTCTTGGACCGAGAGAGCCAGACGCATAAGCCCCAGACACTGAGTTCGTTCTACTCATCCAGCCGCCCAGCCACAGCCAGCCAGAGGTCTCCTTCAAAGCATGGGGGCCCATCTGCCCCAGGGGCCCTGCAACCACTGACCTCGGGCTCTGCAGGGCCTGCTCAGCCAGGGAGTgtggcaggggctgggccaggccccACTGAGGGCTTCACAGAGAAGAATGTGCCTG AAAGTTCCCCACATTCTCCCTGTGAGGGTCTCCCATCTGAGGCAGCTTTAACCCCAAGGCCAGAAGGGAAGGTTCCCAGCCGCCTGGCACTTGGCAGTCGTGGAGGCTACAATGGACGGGGCTGGGGCTCCCCAGGGCGGCCTAAGAAGAAACACACAG GCATGGCCAGCATTGACAGCAGTGCCCCTGAAACCACATCGGATAGCTCCCCTACCTTAAGCCGGAGGCCCCTTCGAGGGGGCTGGGCCCCCACCTCCTGGGGCCGAGGACAAGACAGTGACAGCATTAGCAGCTCTTCCTCGGACTCCCTGGGCTCCTCGTCCTCCAGTGGAAGTCGCCGGGCCAGTGCCAGTGGAGGGGCCCGGGCGAAGACAGTTGAAGTTGGCAG GTACAAGGGCCGCCGTCCCGAGAGTCATGCCCCCCATGTACCCAATCAGCCATCAGAGGCAGCTGCACACTTCTACTTCGAGTTGGCGAAGACGGTGCTGATCAAGGCAGGGGGCAACAGCAGCACTTCCATTTTCACACATCCATCTTCCTCAGGGGGCCACCAGGGTCCTCACCGCAACCTACACCTTTGCGCCTTCGAGATTGGGCTTTATGCCCTTGGCCTGCACAACTTTGTTTCTCCCAACTGGCTCTCACGTACTTATTCTTCCCACGTTTCCTGGATTACAG GTCAGGCAATGGAGATCGGCAGTGCAGCTCTGACTATACTGGTAGAATGCTGGGATGGACACTTGACACCCCCTGAGGTTGCATCCCTGGCTGACAGGGCATCACGGGCACGAGACTCCAATATGGTGAGGGCAGCAGCGGAGCTAGCCCTAAGCTGCCTGCCTCATGCCCATGCATTGAACCCCAATGAGATCCAGCGGGCCCTGGTGCAGTGCAAGGAGCAG GATAACCTGATGCTGGAGAAGGCCTGCATGGCAGTGGAAGAGGCGGCTAAGGGTGGGGGTGTATACCCCGAAGTGTTGTTTGAGGTTGCTCACCAGTGGTTCTGGCTATATGAGCAAACAGCAGGTGGCTCATCCACAGCCCGTGAAGGGGCTACAAGCTGTAGTGCCAGTGGGATCAGGGTAGCTGGGGAGGCTGGGCGGGGGCTGTCTGAGGGCAGGGGGGGCCCAGGGACTGAGCCGGTTACAgtggcggcggcagcagcagtgACAGCAGCAGCCACAGTGGTGCCAGTCATCTCAGTGGGGTCCAGTTTATATCCAGGTCCAGGACTGGGGCATGGTCATTCCCCTGGCCTGCACCCCTACACTGCTCTACAGCCCCACCTGCCCTGCAGCCCTCAATACCTCACCCACCCAGCTCACCCTGCCCACCCAATGCCTCATATGCCCCGGCCTGCCGTCTTCCCTGTGCCCAGCTCTGCATACCCACAG GGTGTGCATCCTGCCTTCTTGGGGGCTCAGTACCCCTACTCAGTGACTCCCCCCTCACTTGCTGCCACTGCTGTGTCTTTCCCCGTCCCTTCCATGGCACCCATCACAGTACATCCCTACCACACAGAGCCAGGGCTCCCACTGCCCACCAGTGTGGCCTGTGAGTTGTGGGGACAGGGCCCAG TGAGCAGCGTCCATCCAGCATCCACGTTTCCAGCCATCCAGGGTGCCTCGTTGCCTGCCCTGACTACACAGCCCAGCCCTCTGGTGAGCGGGGGGTTTCCACCACCCGAGGAGGAGACACACAGTCAGCCTGTCAACCCACACAGCCTACACCACCTGCACGCTGCCTACCGTGTTG GAATGCTGGCACTGGAGATGCTGGGTCGTCGAGCACACAATGATCACCCCAACAacttctcccgctccccccccTACACTGATGATGTCAAATGGTTGCTGGGGCTGGCAGCAAAGCTGG GAGATCGTCATGGAGACGCTGCAGCGGCTGAGCCCTGCTCATGCCCACAACCACCTGCGTGCCCCGGCCTTCCACCAACTGGTGCAGCGCTGCCAGCAGGCATACATGCAG TACATCCACCACCGCTTGATCCACCTGACCCCTGCCGACTACGACGACTTTGTGAATGCGATCCGCAGTGCCCGCAGCGCCTTCTGCCTGACACCCATGGGCATGATGCAGTTCAACGACATCCTGCAGAACCTCAAGCGCAGCAAACAGACCAAGGAGCTGTGGCAGCGGGTCTCACTCGAGATGACCACCTTCTCCCCATGAGTCTGGCCCCCCTAGGGTCCTATACAGGGACACAGGCCTGTGCCTATGGGGGCCCCTCACACAGAGGGAGTGAATCTTGGCTGGACAGATCATCCCCACTCAGTTCTCTGGTAGCCCAGACTGGCAGCTGCTCTTGGGCTGTAGCTTGGGGCCAAGATGTCTCAGACCCTAGAAGCCTAGGGTTGGGGGAGACAGCCCTGTCTGGGAGGGGGCATTGGGTGGCCTCTGGTATTTATTtggcatttataaatatataa